In one Microbacterium invictum genomic region, the following are encoded:
- the pdxS gene encoding pyridoxal 5'-phosphate synthase lyase subunit PdxS has translation MSTPTTGSDRVKRGLAEMLKGGVIMDVVTAEQARIAEDAGAVAVMALERVPADIRAQGGVSRMSDPDMIDSIIEAVSIPVMAKARIGHFVEAQVLQELGVDYIDESEVLSPADYVNHIDKWNFTVPFVCGATNLGEALRRITEGAAMIRSKGEAGTGDVSEAMKHIRKIRGEIAALTALPKDELYVAAKELQAPYELVAEIAETGSLPVVLFVAGGVATPADAAMMMQLGADGVFVGSGIFKSGNPAERAAAIVKATTFFDDPKVIADVSRGLGEAMVGINVSDLPAPHRLAERGW, from the coding sequence ATGAGCACACCGACGACCGGATCCGACCGGGTCAAGCGCGGTCTCGCCGAGATGCTGAAGGGCGGCGTCATCATGGACGTCGTCACCGCCGAGCAGGCGCGCATCGCCGAGGATGCCGGCGCGGTGGCCGTCATGGCTCTCGAGCGGGTGCCCGCCGACATCCGCGCCCAGGGCGGGGTGTCGCGGATGAGCGACCCGGACATGATCGACAGCATCATCGAGGCCGTCTCGATCCCCGTGATGGCCAAGGCGCGCATCGGGCACTTCGTGGAGGCCCAGGTGCTTCAGGAGCTCGGGGTCGATTACATCGACGAGTCCGAGGTGCTCTCGCCCGCCGACTACGTCAATCACATCGACAAGTGGAACTTCACCGTGCCCTTCGTCTGCGGTGCGACGAACCTCGGCGAGGCGCTCCGACGCATCACCGAAGGAGCGGCGATGATCCGCTCGAAGGGCGAGGCCGGCACCGGCGACGTGTCGGAGGCGATGAAGCACATCCGCAAGATCCGCGGCGAGATCGCCGCGCTGACCGCGCTGCCGAAGGACGAGCTGTACGTCGCCGCGAAGGAACTCCAGGCGCCCTACGAATTGGTCGCCGAGATCGCCGAGACGGGGAGCCTCCCGGTCGTGCTGTTCGTCGCAGGAGGTGTCGCGACACCCGCGGACGCGGCGATGATGATGCAGCTGGGAGCCGACGGCGTCTTCGTCGGCTCGGGGATCTTCAAGTCCGGGAACCCGGCCGAACGCGCGGCGGCGATCGTCAAGGCGACGACGTTCTTCGACGACCCCAAGGTCATCGCCGACGTCTCGCGCGGGCTCGGGGAGGCCATGGTCGGCATCAACGTCTCCGACCTGCCGGCTCCCCACCGACTCGCCGAACGTGGCTGGTAG